The Pseudomonas nunensis genome includes the window GGCGTTTGGCACCATCCGGTGCTGACGATCGAAAAGCGGGATGACTTCCTGGTGGTTGATCGCAGTGGCACAGGCAATAACTGCGATGAGCATTTTTTCAAAGAGGATGAGCGTTTGATCCTCGCCCCCCACCAATAAGAGAAGGTCTGATCACTCGACAACAGAGTGACAGGCGAGAGGTAAAGACTGTGGAAGCACATCTGTTGGAATGGCTGAACCTGAGCGTGCGCTGGGTTCACATGATTACTGGCGTGGCCTGGATCGGTGCGTCGTTCTATTTCGTCTGGCTGGAAAACAACCTCAATCGGGTCAACCCGAAAAGTGGTCTGGCAGGCGATCTGTGGGCGATCCATGGCGGCGGTATCTATCACCTGGAAAAATACAAACTGGCTCCACCGACCATGCCGGACAACCTGCACTGGTTCAAATGGGAAGCCTACTTCACCTGGATGTCAGGGATCGCGCTGCTGTGCGTGGTGTTCTACTCCAACCCGACGTTGTACCTGCTGGCACCGGGCAGCACCCTGAGCGGTCCTGAAGGCGTGGCCATCGGTATCGGCTCGCTGTTCATCGGCTGGTTCATCTACTCCTTCCTGTGCGACTCGGCCCTGGGCAAACGCCCTGCCCTGCTGGGTTTCATCCTGTTCGTGCTGATCATTGGCGCCGCTTACGGCTTCAGCAAAGTGTTCAGCGGTCGGGGTGCGTACCTGCACGTCGGCGCGATCATCGGCACCATCATGGTCGGCAACGTGTTCCGCATCATCATGCCGGCGCAACGCGCACTGGTCGCGGCAATTGCCGAGAACCGCACACCGGATCCGGCGCTGCCGGCCAAAGGTTTGCTGCGTTCACGGCACAACAACTACTTCACCTTGCCGGTGCTGTTCATCATGATCAGCAACCACTTCCCGAGCACCTACGGCAGCCAATACAACTGGCTGATCCTGGCCGGGATCGCGGTGCTGGCGGTGTTGGTGCGTCACTACTTCAACACCCGTCACGACAGCCACAAGTTTGCCTGGACCCTGCCGGTCGCCGCTGTCGGCATGATCAGCCTGGCCTACGTGACCGGCCCGGCACAGATGCCGAGCGCACCGGAAGTGGCCAAGGCCCCTGGCACCATCGAGTACCAGCCGTTGCCGGAAACCGCCCTGGGCGGTGGCGCCAAACCTGCTGAAGCCAAGCCTGCCGCGCCTGCCGCTGCACCGGCCCAAGCTTCGAACCAGGGCCCGGCGTTCGACAAGGTGCACAGCGTGATTCAGGAACGCTGCGCCGTGTGCCACTCGGCCAAACCGACCAGCCCGCTGTTCAGTGCAGCCCCGGCCGGCGTGATGTTCGACACCCCGCAACAAATCCAGCAATTGGCCCCGCGGATCCAGGCGCAAGCCGTCGCCAGCCAGATCATGCCACTGGGCAACATCACACAGATGACCCAGCAAGAGCGTGACCTGATTGGTGCCTGGATCAACCAGGGAGCCCAGACCAATTAAGTAAAAAGCCATTGTGGCAGTAGGGCTTGTGTGGCGAGGGGGCTTGCCCCCGTTCGAGCGCGAAGCGGTCGTAAAACCTGCGGATGCGGTCCTCCAGAAGGCACGCAATTGCTGAGTTTAGGGCTGCTTCGCGGCCCAACGGGGGCAAGCCCCCTCGCCACAGGCCCGCTCCCACAGGTTTGCCTGTTGCACAAAATCACAAGAATAAAAAAGATCCGAGGTGTTGCATGTCCGAGCTATCCGAAGCGCGCATCCCCGACGCACCCGCCATTCAGCGTTTGCCCCTTTTGCAACTGATCCTGGTCGGTCTGCAACATGTTCTGCTGATGTACGGTGGCGCCATCGCGGTGCCGCTGATCATCGGACAGGCCGCTGGCCTGAATCGTGAAGAAATCGCCTTCCTGATCAACGCCGACCTGCTCGTCGCCGGCATCGCCACCATCGTGCAATCCTTAGGGATAGGCCCGATGGGCATTCGCATGCCGGTGATGATGGGCGCGAGTTTCGCCGCGGTCGGCAGCATGGTGGCCATGGCTGGCATGCCCGGTATCGGCCTGCAGGGGATCTTCGGCGCGACCATCGCCGCCGGATTCTTCGGCATGCTGATCGCGCCGTTCATGTCCAAAGTCGTGCGCTTCTTTCCGCCATTGGTGACTGGCACGGTCATCACCTCGATCGGTTTATCGCTGTTCCCCGTCGCCGTGAACTGGGCTGGCGGCGGTGCGGGCGCGACGCAATTCGGCTCCCCGATCTACCTGGCCATCGCCGCGCTGGTGCTGGCGACCATTCTGTTGGTCCATCGCTTTATGCGCGGTTTCTGGGTCAATATTTCCGTGCTGATCGGCATGTGCCTGGGCTACGTCGTCTGCGGGCTGATCGGCATGGTCGACCTCAGCGGCATGGCGCAAGCGCCGTGGCTGCAGATCGTCACCCCGCTGCATTTCGGCATGCCGAAGTTTGAACTCGCGCCGATTCTTTCCATGTGCCTGGTGGTGGTGATCATCTTCGTCGAGTCCACTGGGATGTTCCTCGCCCTCGGCAAAATCACCGACCGCGAAGTCTGCCCACGCATGCTGCGTCGTGGCCTGCTGTGTGATGCCGCCGCCTCGTTCTTCGCCGGTTTTTTCAACACCTTCACCCACTCCTCCTTCGCGCAGAACATCGGCCTGGTGCAGATGACCGGCGTGCGCTGCCGCTCGGTGACCATCGTCGCCGGTGGCTTGCTGGTGGTGCTGAGCCTGCTGCCGAAAGCGGCGTTTTTGGTGGCGTCGATTCCGCCGGCGGTACTCGGTGGTGCGGCGATTGCGATGTTCGGCATGGTCGCCGCCACCGGCATCAAAATCCTGCAAGAAGCCGACATTGGTGACCGTCGCAATCAGTTGCTGGTGGCGGTGAGCATCGGCATGGGCCTGATCCCGGTGGTGCGTCCGGAGTTCTTCGCGCACCTGCCGATGTGGATGAGCCCGATCACCCACAGCGGCATCGCCATGGCGACGCTGAGTGCACTGGCGTTGAACCTGCTGTTCAACATTCTCGGTGGACGTGACCGCGCAGCCATCAACGACTGCCACGCCCACACGCACTAACTGGAAAAACACAAACCCCCTTGTGGGAGCGGGCTTGCTCGCGAAAGCGTCGGATCAGTCGACTCATGTGTTTCTGACACACCGCCTTCGCGAGCAAGCCCGCTCCCACACAGGGGTCTGCACTGCCTGCGCCTCAACAATAAAAACAAGAGGAAGCAACAGATGATTTCTACCCTCTCAAGCCTGTCGTTCAACGACGCCAGGCCCACTTCCGCCAACCGTGCCCCAAACCTGTCGTCGGTGCGCTGTTGCGGGGCACTTGAGACCTGGCCAAGGAGTCAGTATTCTCCGCGGCCGCCCGAATCTGGTCTAAAAAAAAGCCCGGATTTAATTCCTGACCAAAAAGCCAACTTATCCCGGCTCTGGCCAGTACCAAGGCACCCCCGAATCGCTCTCAATCGACTGTTTTCGAACAGCCGAACGGGAGTTTTTTTGCTTTTCGAAAGCCTTGGCTCAGCTCTTGCTAACAGCATCAAAGCTGACCGATTGGATGAATTTTTACAGCAGCAACAAAAGGCGCCACACCAGAGCGCCGACCTAAGAAAAAAAACGTGGAACCACCTACTTTTTGGGAGCAACCGAATGAAACGTACGTGCACCAGCCTGATGCTCGCGGGATCTTTGCTGGCCGGGGGCCAGGCAATGGCCGGCGACCTGCTGCAATGGCAAAACAACAGCCTGACCTACCTGTATGGCAAGGACTTCAAGGTCAACCCGCACATTCAGCAGACAGTCACCTTCGAGCACGCCGATGGCTGGAAGTACGGGGATAACTTCTTCTTCGTCGACAAGATCTTCTACAACGGCGACAAGGATTTCAACGTCGGCCCGAACACCTATTACGGTGAGTTCAGCCCACGTATTTCCCTGGGCAAAGTCCTCGACCAGAAGATCGAGTTCGGCCCGATCAAAGACGTCCTGCTGGCGATGACCTACGAGTTCGGTGAAGGCGATACCGAGTCTTACCTGATCGGCCCAGGCTTCGACCTGGCGATTCCAGGCTTCGACTACTTCCAGCTGAACTTCTACCAGCGTCACACCGAAGGCTCGCGCGCGGGTGACAACGTCTGGCAGATCACTCCAGTGTGGTCCTACACCATTCCAGTGGGCGACTCGAACATCCTGATCGACGGTTTCATGGACTGGGTGGTCGACAACGATTCGAACTCCCACGGCGACTACCACGCCAACCTGCACTTCAACCCACAGGTCAAATACGACTTGGGCAAGGCGCTGAATTTCGGCGAGAAGCAGTTGTACGTCGGTGTGGAATACGACTACTGGAAAGACAAGTACGGGATCGACGACACCCGTGCGTTCACCACCAATCAGAACACCACGAGCTTCCTGGTGAAGTTCCACTTCTGATGAGTTGAAGACAAGAGACCGCAAGCATCACCTGCCACGTGCGCATCCGGGGTGGGGGGTGGTTGCGGTCTTTTGTTTATGGGTGTCTGGAAGGGCGCCATCGCGAGCAAGCTCGCTCCCACAGTAGATCTTCGTCGCGCTGAAGATCCCCTGTGGGAGCGAGCTTGCTCGCGATGGCCGCACCGCTTATCTCACGCAGGAACCACAGGCTCCGCCAACCCAAGAAACCGACACAACTCATCCCGCTTGGCCAACGCATCTCGTCGCCCGAGATCAATCAACTCGCTGCAATACCCCGCCTCGAACAGCAGATAACTCAACACCCCCGCCCCACTCGTCTTGGTCGCCCCCGGTCCGCGCAGGAACAGGCGCAGCGCCGCCGGTAATTCCTGGCGATGTCGCGCGGCAATTTCGTCGATTGGCTGGCTCGGTGAAATCACCAACACTTCTACCGGCGCCACGCCCAACGCACGGGTCGGCGTACCGTCCGGCATCAAGTGGCTGAACTGGTTGAGTCGTTGCAGCAGCTCGATATCGCTTTCCAGGCTGTCAATGAACGTGCTGTTGAGCATGTGCCCGCCGATCTGCGCCAAGGTCGGCTGCTGGCCGGTGTAGGCCCGTTGCAGCGGTTGTTCCGGATCAACCCCGCGCGGGTTGCCGCTGACGCCCACCACCAGCACCCTGCTCGCGCCCAAGTGCAGCGCCGGGCTGATCGGTGCCGACTGACGCACCGCGCCATCGCCGAAAAATTCTTCGCCGATTTTCACCGGAGCGAACAACAGCGGAATCGCCGAACTGGCGAGCAAGTGGTCAACGGTCAATTGGGTCGGCACGCCGATCCGGCGATGGCGCAACCAGGCGTCGATGGTGCCGCCGCCCTGATAAAAAGTGACGGCCTGGCCGGACTCGTAGCCGAACGCAGTCACCGCAACCGCTTGCAACTGCTTCTGCGCGATGGCCTCGGCGATGCCGTGCATTTGCAGCTTGTCATTGAGCAGGTCACGCAGCGGCGAACTGTTGAGCAACGCCACCGGCACTTGCGCGCCGATGCCGAGCAAACTGTGGCTGACGAAGCGGCTGGCCTGATGGATCACCCCCGGCCAGTCGCTGCGCAGCACCAGATGACTGCGAAAGCCCTGCCAGAACGCGGTCAGGCGCTCGATGGCGCTGCGGAAGTCCAGCGCGCCACTGGCGAGGCTGACGGCGTTGATCGCCCCGGCCGAGGTGCCCACAATCACCGGAAACGGATTGTCCGCGCCCACCGGCAGCAATTCGGCGATCGCCGCCAGCACCCCCACCTGATACGCCGCCCGAGCCCCGCCGCCGGAAAGAATCAACCCTGTAACCGGTTCAGCTGGGCTCATCGCAACACTCCATGGTGCCTAAAGGGATCGCTGGTTCAACCGCGTTTTGCGTACAACTTGGGCTCGCCCGGTGGACGGCTCTTGAAGCGGCGATGGGCCCAGAGGTATTGCTCCGGACATTCGCGCAAGGCGCCTTCGACCCACTGGTTGATGCGAATGCAATCCGCCTCGTCGGTCTCGCCGGGGAAGTTATCCAGTGGCGCATGAATCACCAGCCGATAACCGCTGCCGTCCGCCAGTCGTTCCTGGGTGAACGGCACCACCAGCGCCTTGCCCAAACGGGCGAATTTGCTGGTAGCGGTGACTGTCGCAGCCTGAATCCCGAACAACGGCACGAAGATACTTTGCTTGGCGCCGTAGTCCTGATCCGGTGCGTACCAGATTGCCCGACCGGCACGCAGCAACTTGAGCATGCCGCGCACGTCGTCGCGTTCCACCGCCAGCGAATCGAGGTTGTGCCGCTCACGGCCGCGACGCTGGACAAAGTCGAACAACGGGTTTTTGTGTTCGCGGTACATGCCGTCAATCGTGTGCTGCTGCCCGAGCAGCGCCGCGCCGATTTCCAGGGTGGTGAAATGCAGGGCCATCAGAATCACGCCCTTGCCGTCGCGCTGGGCCCTTTTCAGATGCTCCAGGCCTTCGACATGCGCCAATTTGGCCAGGCGCTTGCGCGACCACCACCAACTCATGGCCATTTCGAAGAAAGCGATGCCGGTGGAGGCGAAGTTTTCCTTGAGCAGGCGCTTGCGCTCGGCAGCGGTTTTTTCAGGAAAACACAGTTCGAGATTGCGCTTGGCAATGCGCCGTCGGTCGCCGGCCACTCGATACATCAGCGAGCCCAGGACACGACCGATAAACAGCAATGCCGGATACGGCAACTGGACAATCAGCCACAACAGCCCCAGCCCGCACCACAGCGGCCAGAAACGCGGAGAAAGAAATGCTGTACGAAAACGCGGGCGATCCATTAAAGGTTCCGGAAAGACAATGGCCGCGCATTCTACATCGTTCGACCCGGCTTGCGGCTCGCGGGCGTTCTCGTTATAAGTCTCGGCACTTTTAGTGACAAGCCGTTGTATGCCGACCATGAGCCAAACCGAACCGCTAGACCAAGATCCCGTGTTCCAGTTGAAGGGCAGCATGCTCGCCATTACGGTGCTGGAGCTGGCCCGCAACGACCTCGAGACCCTCGATCGGCAATTGGCCGCCAAGGTCGCCCAGGCGCCGAATTTCTTCAGCAATGCGCCGCTGGTGCTGGCCCTGGACAAACTTCCGGCCAGTGAAGGCGCCGTTGATCTGCCGGGCCTGATGCGTGTTTGCCGTCAGCACGGCCTGCGCACCCTGGCGATCCGTGCCAGCCGCATCGAAGACATCGCCGCCGCCATCGCCGTCGACCTGCCGGTGCTGCCGCCGTCCGGCGCCCGTGAGCGTCCGCTGGACCCGAACGAAGGCGTGGTGGTGAAAAAACCGGAAAAACCACCGGAGCCAACCGTCAAACCGACGAAGATCATCACGTCGCCAGTACGTGGTGGCCAGCAGATCTATGCCCAGGGTGGCGATTTGGTAGTGATTTCCTCGGTCAGTCCGGGGGCGGAACTTCTCGCCGATGGGAACATCCATGTATACGGCCCGATGCGCGGTCGTGCACTGGCCGGGGTCAAAGGCGACTGGAAAGCCAGGATTTTCTGTCAGCAAATGAGCGCTGAACTGCTGTCCATCGCCGGCCATTACAAGGTTTCCGAGGACCTGCGACGCGATCCGTTGTGGGGCTCGGGCGTACAAGTCAGCCTGTCGGGCGACGTGTTGAACATCATTCGGCTTTAACGGATACTGCCGCATTTTCCAAGCATCTCTAAAACGTAGCGAAAACGGCTCAAACGAAGTAGGAAAAAGGCCGAAAGCAGTGTTTACCTCAGGTACGCGCCGCCCAGGACCGGATTCCAGCCAAGGCTGTCCGACTGCAGTAGTTTTTCAAGAGATGTTTTTCAGGGGCTAAAAGTCCTTTTTCCTTAGGGGTGAAACACCTTGGCCAAGATTCTCGTGGTTACATCCGGCAAGGGTGGTGTGGGTAAGACCACCACCAGCGCCGCTATCGGTACCGGCCTCGCACTGCGCGGTCACAAAACAGTTATCGTCGACTTCGACGTCGGTTTGCGTAACCTCGACCTGATCATGGGTTGCGAGCGCCGCGTGGTGTATGACTTCGTCAACGTGGTCAACGGCGAAGCCAACCTGCAACAAGCCCTGATCAAAGACAAGCGCCTGGAAAACCTCTACGTTCTGGCCGCCAGTCAGACTCGCGACAAAGACGCGCTGACCGTCGAAGGCGTGGAAAAAGTCCTGATGGCGTTGAAAGAAGATTTCGACTTCGTGGTCTGCGACTCCCCGGCCGGCATCGAGAAAGGTGCTCACCTGGCCATGTACTTCGCTGATGAAGCGATTATCGTGACCAACCCGGAAGTCTCCTCGGTACGTGACTCGGACCGCATGCTGGGCCTGCTGGCCAGCAAGTCGCGTCGCGCCGAACGCGGTGAAGACCCGATCAAGGAACACCTGCTGTTGACCCGCTACAACCCGCAACGCGTCAGCGACGGCGAAATGCTCGGCGTTGAAGACGTGAAAGAGATTCTGGCCGTGACCCTGCTGGGCGTCATTCCAGAGTCCCAGGCGGTGCTGAAAGCCTCCAACTCAGGCGTGCCTGTGATTCTCGACGACCAGAGCGATGCCGGTCAGGCATACGGCGATGCGGTCGACCGCCTCCTTGGCAAAGAAAAGGAACATCGTTTCCTCGATGTGACGAAGAAGGGCTTCTTCGAGCGCCTGTTTGGAGGTAAATAATGAATCTTTTTGACTTCTTTCGTGCCAGTAAAAAGGTTAGTACCGCGTCGGTAGCGAAAGAGCGTCTACAGATCATCGTGGCGCATGAACGCGGCCAGCGCAGTACCCCGGACTACCTGCCAGCCTTGCAGAAGGAACTGGTGGAAGTGATCCGCAAGTACGTCAATATCGGGTCCGATGACGTGCACGTCGCCCTGGAAAACCAGGGTAGCTGCTCGATTCTGGAACTCAATATCACCCTGCCAGATCGCTAGTCGATCCAGCGGGAGCCACGGCGGCTCAGGGCCCTTCGGGCCTTTGTAGGAGCTGCCGAAGGCTGCGATCTTTTGATCTTGTTCTTAAAAGCAAAATCAAAAGATCGCAGCCTTCGGCAGCTCCTACATTGGACATGTAGGGTTCTGAGCCGCCGTTGGCGTTTGTTACGAGGCTGTTTTAATGCCGTTGTCCAATGTCCACATCCTCCATCAAGACGATGCCGTCCTGGTGGTGAACAAACCGACCCTGTTGCTCTCCGTCCCTGGCCGGGCCGATGACAACAAGGACTGCCTGATTACCCGTCTGCAGGAAAACGGCTACCCGGAAGCGCGAATCGTCCATCGGCTGGACTGGGAAACCTCCGGCATCATCCTGTTGGCCCGTGACCCGGATACCCATCGCGAACTGTCTCGGCAATTTCACGACCGCGAAACCGAAAAGGCCTACACCGCCCTGTGCTGGGGTCAGCCGGAACTGGACAGCGGCAGCATCGACTTGCCCCTGCGCTACGATCCGCCGACCAAGCCACGCCATGTGGTGGACCACGAATTCGGCAAGAACGCCCTGACCTTCTGGCGCGTACTGGAACGTTGCGGCGACTGGTGCCGCGTGGAACTGACGCCGATCACCGGCCGCTCCCACCAGTTACGCGTGCACATGCTGTCCATCGGTCACCCGCTGCTGGGCGACGGGCTGTACGCCCACGAACAAGCCCTGGCGGCCTGGCCACGCCTGTGCCTGCACGCCAGCATGTTAAGTTTCACCCATCCTCAAACCGGCGAACGCTTGCGCTTCGAATGTCCGGCCCCGTTTTAAGCGCTGCCTGAGCAGTTGCCCGCTTTAAAAGGATCCCCATCCGGATGAGTTTTAGCGATTTTCTTGAAACACCCGTCAAAAAAACCCGTCACCAACTGCTTTACCTGATCTACGGCGATCAGGATGTTTACCGGCGCGAAGCCAAGTTCAGCATCCTGACCGCACTGTCCCATGTGAAAAATGCGAAATTCCCGCGCATCAGGATCCTCACGGATCGCCCTCAGGATTATGCCGGCTGGCCGGTTGAAACCGTGTTCCTGAGCCAGGACATCCTGACCCGCTGGCAAGGCGAAAACGGCTACCACCATCGGCGCAAGGCCTGCGCCATTGCCGCGGGCCTGACGCTCGCGGAAAAGACCCTGTTCGTCGATACCGACACGCTGTTCACCAGTGACCCGAACCGGGCCTTTCGCCAGATCAAGCCTGGCCAGTACCTGATGGATCGCTTCGAGTACGACTGGCAACACGTCTGCGAGCGCCCCGAATATCAGAAACTCGGTAAGTGCCTGGACGTTTACGGCGTCACCCCGGACAACGGCTTCAAGTTGTACAACAGCGGTTTGTGCGGCGTGACCCAGCGCGATGGCCCCCTCCTCGACGAATCCATCCGGTTGATCGACGAATGGACCCGGGACGGTTTCGATATCCACACCATCGAACAGATTGCTTTGTCGTTCGCCATGCACGGCAAACCCGTGGGGGAAGCGAAAAAGTACATTTATCACTACTTCGCGGAGAAGCGTTTCTTCCACGCGATGCTGGCTTATTTCTTCGATCGGCATGGCGAACAGTTCAACCTTGAGCTGATCGAACTGTGCCGCGATGTGCCACGAATCAAACCGTTTCCATCGTCCTGGCAACGGCTGAAAATCAAATGGAAGTTGCGCAACCAGAGTGGCGCCCTGCGCAAGGTCGGTCGCGACCTGTTGTATGGCAGCGCCGCACCCGAGGGCCCGTACTATTCGGCCTGTCGCCATGAATGGTGGGAATGCGCCACACGGGAGATTCTGCGTTGGGACCAGAGCCGTCAGAAAAAGCTGCTGAGCACCCGCAGTCTCTGGCCGGAGCAACTGCCCAAACCGGAAAAACCCGAAGACGAACGGGTGATCATGCAATACCTGAAAAAACGCGTCGCGGCCGCCGGTTGATACCGGCGGCACATGTCGTGCCCAAAGCCCCAGGCCAATACGTTAAACTGCCGCCCATTGCTGTCTGGAGTTTCTTATGCGCGAAGAGTTGAACCAAGGCCTGATCGACTTCCTCAAGGCCTCCCCTACCCCGTTTCATGCCACTGCCAGCCTTGTTCAGCGCCTGGAAGCGGCGGGTTTTTCGCGTCTCGACGAGCGCGAGCCGTGGACCATTGAAAACAGCGGTCGTTACTACGTCACCCGTAACGACTCATCGATTGTCGCGTTCAAGATGGGCCGTCATTCGCCCCTGCACGGCGGCATCCGCCTGGTCGGTGCCCACACTGACAGCCCGTGCCTGAGGGTCAAGCCGCAACCGGAACTGCAACGCCAGGGTTTCTGGCAACTGGGCGTTGAAGTCTATGGCGGTGCGTTGCTGGCGCCGTGGTTCGACCGCGACTTGTCCCTCGCTGGCCGCGTGACCTTCCGCCGCGACGGCAAGGTCGAGAGCCAATTGATCGACTTCAAGGCCCCGATCGCCACCATCCCCAATCTGGCGATTCACCTCAACCGCGAAGCCAACATGGGTTGGGCGATCAATGCCCAGACCGAATTGCCGCCGATCCTCGCGCAATTTGCCGGTGACGAGCGCGTGGATTTCCGCGCCGTGCTCACCGACCAGCTCGCCCGCGAACACGGCCTCAACGCCGACGTGGTGCTCGACTACGAGTTGAGCTTCTACGACACCCAAAGCGCGGCGGTCATCGGCTTGCATGGCGACTTTATCGCCGGCGCACGCCTGGACAACCTGCTGTCGTGCTACGCCGGTCTGCAAGCGTTGCTGACCACCGAAACCGACGAAACCTGCGTGTTCGTGGCCAACGATCACGAAGAAGTCGGTTCCTGCTCAGCGTGCGGTGCTGACGGCCCGATGCTTGAGCAGACGTTGCGTCGTGTGCTGCCTGAAGGTGATGAATTCGTACGCACCATTCAGAAATCCCTGCTGGTCTCGGCGGACAACGCCCACGGCGTGCACCCGAACTACGCGGAAAAGCACGACGCCAACCACGGCCCGAAACTCAACGCCGGCCCGGTGATCAAGGTCAACAGCAACCAGCGCTACGCCACCAACAGCGAAACCGCCGGGTTCTTCCGCCATCTGTGCATGGCCGAAGAAGTCCCGGTGCAGAGCTTTGTGGTGCGCAGCGACATGGGCTGTGGCTCGACCATCGGCCCGATCACCGCCAGTCACCTGGGCGTGCGCACCGTGGACATCGGCCTGCCGACCTTCGCCATGCACTCGATCCGCGAACTGTGCGGCAGCCACGACCTGGCACACCTGGTCAAAGTGCTGAGCGCGTTCTACGCCTGCCTCGAGTTGCCGTAACCGCTTTAGGGGCTGGGTAGGACTGGTGGGAGCTGGTAGGAGCTGTCGAGTGAAACGAGGCTGCGATCTTTTGATCTTGATTTTTTAAAAGCTAAAGTCAAAAGATCGCAGCCTCGTTTCACTCGACAGCTCCTACACAGCTCCTACACAGCCCCTACAAGCTCCTACAAGTTCATACCATCTCCTACAATTTGATTATCCATTCCGACAAGGCAGTCACCCATGATCTCGATGTCTTCGTTCCACGCCATGCTGATCCCCATTCTCACCGGGATGATCATGCTGGCCATCGGCTTTAACTTCCGTGACAAGAATGCCGGCGTCTTCGCCATGTGGCTCGGCATGCTGTTGATCCTCGCCACGGTTGTTTACAAGATCCTGGCCAAACTCAACGAATAAATCCGCGCGCCCGCTCGCATTGATTTTGACGGGCTCGTACACTCGGCCGATCCGCTCTTCCCGAGGTTGACCGCCTAGTGTTCGCTCGTCTTTTCGCCCTGCCGTATTTCCTCCTAGTCTGCCTCATGACGCTGCTGCCGATGGCGCCTGCCCAGGCGGTCAGTCTGCCGGGGCTGCTCAACAACTCGGCGAAAA containing:
- a CDS encoding urate hydroxylase PuuD; translation: MEAHLLEWLNLSVRWVHMITGVAWIGASFYFVWLENNLNRVNPKSGLAGDLWAIHGGGIYHLEKYKLAPPTMPDNLHWFKWEAYFTWMSGIALLCVVFYSNPTLYLLAPGSTLSGPEGVAIGIGSLFIGWFIYSFLCDSALGKRPALLGFILFVLIIGAAYGFSKVFSGRGAYLHVGAIIGTIMVGNVFRIIMPAQRALVAAIAENRTPDPALPAKGLLRSRHNNYFTLPVLFIMISNHFPSTYGSQYNWLILAGIAVLAVLVRHYFNTRHDSHKFAWTLPVAAVGMISLAYVTGPAQMPSAPEVAKAPGTIEYQPLPETALGGGAKPAEAKPAAPAAAPAQASNQGPAFDKVHSVIQERCAVCHSAKPTSPLFSAAPAGVMFDTPQQIQQLAPRIQAQAVASQIMPLGNITQMTQQERDLIGAWINQGAQTN
- a CDS encoding nucleobase:cation symporter-2 family protein — translated: MSELSEARIPDAPAIQRLPLLQLILVGLQHVLLMYGGAIAVPLIIGQAAGLNREEIAFLINADLLVAGIATIVQSLGIGPMGIRMPVMMGASFAAVGSMVAMAGMPGIGLQGIFGATIAAGFFGMLIAPFMSKVVRFFPPLVTGTVITSIGLSLFPVAVNWAGGGAGATQFGSPIYLAIAALVLATILLVHRFMRGFWVNISVLIGMCLGYVVCGLIGMVDLSGMAQAPWLQIVTPLHFGMPKFELAPILSMCLVVVIIFVESTGMFLALGKITDREVCPRMLRRGLLCDAAASFFAGFFNTFTHSSFAQNIGLVQMTGVRCRSVTIVAGGLLVVLSLLPKAAFLVASIPPAVLGGAAIAMFGMVAATGIKILQEADIGDRRNQLLVAVSIGMGLIPVVRPEFFAHLPMWMSPITHSGIAMATLSALALNLLFNILGGRDRAAINDCHAHTH
- a CDS encoding outer membrane protein OmpK gives rise to the protein MKRTCTSLMLAGSLLAGGQAMAGDLLQWQNNSLTYLYGKDFKVNPHIQQTVTFEHADGWKYGDNFFFVDKIFYNGDKDFNVGPNTYYGEFSPRISLGKVLDQKIEFGPIKDVLLAMTYEFGEGDTESYLIGPGFDLAIPGFDYFQLNFYQRHTEGSRAGDNVWQITPVWSYTIPVGDSNILIDGFMDWVVDNDSNSHGDYHANLHFNPQVKYDLGKALNFGEKQLYVGVEYDYWKDKYGIDDTRAFTTNQNTTSFLVKFHF
- a CDS encoding patatin-like phospholipase family protein, giving the protein MSPAEPVTGLILSGGGARAAYQVGVLAAIAELLPVGADNPFPVIVGTSAGAINAVSLASGALDFRSAIERLTAFWQGFRSHLVLRSDWPGVIHQASRFVSHSLLGIGAQVPVALLNSSPLRDLLNDKLQMHGIAEAIAQKQLQAVAVTAFGYESGQAVTFYQGGGTIDAWLRHRRIGVPTQLTVDHLLASSAIPLLFAPVKIGEEFFGDGAVRQSAPISPALHLGASRVLVVGVSGNPRGVDPEQPLQRAYTGQQPTLAQIGGHMLNSTFIDSLESDIELLQRLNQFSHLMPDGTPTRALGVAPVEVLVISPSQPIDEIAARHRQELPAALRLFLRGPGATKTSGAGVLSYLLFEAGYCSELIDLGRRDALAKRDELCRFLGLAEPVVPA
- a CDS encoding lipid A biosynthesis lauroyl acyltransferase, with product MDRPRFRTAFLSPRFWPLWCGLGLLWLIVQLPYPALLFIGRVLGSLMYRVAGDRRRIAKRNLELCFPEKTAAERKRLLKENFASTGIAFFEMAMSWWWSRKRLAKLAHVEGLEHLKRAQRDGKGVILMALHFTTLEIGAALLGQQHTIDGMYREHKNPLFDFVQRRGRERHNLDSLAVERDDVRGMLKLLRAGRAIWYAPDQDYGAKQSIFVPLFGIQAATVTATSKFARLGKALVVPFTQERLADGSGYRLVIHAPLDNFPGETDEADCIRINQWVEGALRECPEQYLWAHRRFKSRPPGEPKLYAKRG
- the minC gene encoding septum site-determining protein MinC; translation: MSQTEPLDQDPVFQLKGSMLAITVLELARNDLETLDRQLAAKVAQAPNFFSNAPLVLALDKLPASEGAVDLPGLMRVCRQHGLRTLAIRASRIEDIAAAIAVDLPVLPPSGARERPLDPNEGVVVKKPEKPPEPTVKPTKIITSPVRGGQQIYAQGGDLVVISSVSPGAELLADGNIHVYGPMRGRALAGVKGDWKARIFCQQMSAELLSIAGHYKVSEDLRRDPLWGSGVQVSLSGDVLNIIRL
- the minD gene encoding septum site-determining protein MinD, which translates into the protein MAKILVVTSGKGGVGKTTTSAAIGTGLALRGHKTVIVDFDVGLRNLDLIMGCERRVVYDFVNVVNGEANLQQALIKDKRLENLYVLAASQTRDKDALTVEGVEKVLMALKEDFDFVVCDSPAGIEKGAHLAMYFADEAIIVTNPEVSSVRDSDRMLGLLASKSRRAERGEDPIKEHLLLTRYNPQRVSDGEMLGVEDVKEILAVTLLGVIPESQAVLKASNSGVPVILDDQSDAGQAYGDAVDRLLGKEKEHRFLDVTKKGFFERLFGGK
- the minE gene encoding cell division topological specificity factor MinE; protein product: MNLFDFFRASKKVSTASVAKERLQIIVAHERGQRSTPDYLPALQKELVEVIRKYVNIGSDDVHVALENQGSCSILELNITLPDR
- a CDS encoding RluA family pseudouridine synthase; the encoded protein is MPLSNVHILHQDDAVLVVNKPTLLLSVPGRADDNKDCLITRLQENGYPEARIVHRLDWETSGIILLARDPDTHRELSRQFHDRETEKAYTALCWGQPELDSGSIDLPLRYDPPTKPRHVVDHEFGKNALTFWRVLERCGDWCRVELTPITGRSHQLRVHMLSIGHPLLGDGLYAHEQALAAWPRLCLHASMLSFTHPQTGERLRFECPAPF